The following is a genomic window from Thaumasiovibrio subtropicus.
TTGTTCAACACCAGTGAGGATGCGGCAGAGGATACACAATCGCCCGCGGTGACGGTAATGAGTCCGCCATCAGGGACGAGTGGTGTAGCGATTAACGCACAACGTCACATGCGATTTGATGAGTCCATTAATCCGATTCAAGCTCAGGTCATTGAAGCTGGCGGCACAGTGTTCTTGAGTGAAGACAATAAAGATTTACGGATTGTCTTGAATCAACCTTTGACGGCGAACAGTGAAGTGACAGACACGGTTAGTGCTTACCTTGACTATGCGGGTAACACGGTTGTGGCGGCCTCGGCGACCTACAACACCAGTGGTGTCCCAGATACCACGATTCCAACGTCTGTGGATGTCGTGCCATTCAATGGCGCCACTGGGGTGCCATTAAATGTGGTGATGAAGCATGTGGCCAGTGAGCCGTTAGACCCAGCCAGTGTATTAACCGGCGGTGTCTACCTCTACGATAGAGTGGATAATGTCACTGTGCCGACGACGGTCAGCTTGTCGGATGGCAATACAGTGATCTCATTGGTGCCAGCGGAAGCCTTGACCGCAGACCGAAGCTATAGCTTCTTTACCAGTAGCATTCGGGATATTGCGGGCAACAGTACCAGTTTGAGGGGTGTTACCTTCACCACAGGTGCGGATGAAGATACTAGCGCACCAACGGTGAGCGCCTTTAGTGTGGTTGATGGCGCATCCGGCATCGCGAGAAACGCGCGATTGGCCGTTCGCTTCAGTGAGCCGATGAGCAATCTTGCACAAAACAGTGTCACGTTAAGTGATGGCAGCGCGAATGTGGCGGTGAACTACAGCTGGGATAATGCCCATCAGCAACTTCTACTCACGCCGCAGCAGTTGCTCGCGCCTTCGACCACTTACACGTTACAGGTGTCCGGCGCAGAGGACCTCAGTGGCAACGCCATCGAATCGGCAACCAGCGTGAGCTTTACAACGGCGAGTTCCGCCGACTTGGTGCGTCCAACCCTAACCAGTATCACCCCGGACAACAATGCGACTGGGGTAGCGGCAGACACCGTGGTGACACTGGTATTTGATGAGGCACTGGATGCAACTTGGGTCAACAGTGACAACCTTTACCTGTGGGATGTGACAGCGGGTGAAAAAGTCTCTGCGACCTTGAGCATGAGTAACGGAAACGCGACGGTGGTATTGACGCCTTCAGCGAGTCTACAGGCAGGACGCCGTTACGATGTCTATGTGGGTTATGGAAATGGCGTCTACGATAACGCGCGCAATCAGTTCAGCGCTCGCCGCTATATCTTTACGGTAGCGAACTAGATTTTTTGGCCAAAGTGAGAGGCAGAAAGGAGAAGGGATGGCGAACTCAACGAGACGAAGTGGCTTAGCCATACTCATTGCGCTGATGGTAGTAGGGTGCAGTGAAGAACCGCAAATCAATGACGATAATGCCGGGCTGACAACAGAGTCTGTAGCAGTGACACCAGAAACGGCCATACCAAACGGGGGGGAGCTGGTTGCTTCCCCGAATGCGGAGCAACTCCTGCAAGCGGCAGACCCAAGTGCGCCGATCAACTACCCGGTCGTACCGCAACAACTCAACGTGGCACAGCGAGACAAATTGGCGCAGAGTGTGCAACAGCAGCAAGCGCAAATGCAGCAACTCATTCAGGCCTATGATGACGCACGTTCTCAAGGCGACACGGTGGCCATGGCAGATTTGCAAGCGCAGCTAAAGCAGGCGAATGAGGCACAGAAAGCCGACATGCTGATGTTAGCAAAGCAGATGATGGCTGAATCGAAGGAGTGAGCACGAGATGGCGGGCTTACAACGCGTTTTGAGCATATTGAGTTTGGTTTTTCTTAGCTTGGTGATAAGCGCGGAAGAAGTGACGACGCCGTTAAAAGTCATTCCAACCCCCGAGTCTCATGGCGCCTTCTTGTTAAAACCTTGGCAGGAAGGCGCACCTGTTTTAGTGATGTTCAAAGATCCCTTTTGCCCATACTGTTTGCGCGCCATTGAGAATCGTCACCAGCTTGATGACTACAATGTTTTTCTCTTTTGGGCGCCGATTTTGGGCGAACGGAGTGAGCAACGCGTTGCCACTTTCTTTCGCTGTGCAACGCCAGTCAACGACACAGTGTTAAAGGCGGCGGTGCAGCGCGCAGTGCCAGATTGTCAGCATCAGGATCTCGCTCAGGCCGTGTGGCAACAGAACAACCGCATGGTCGAGGCCTATCAACCTCGATATGTGCCGCAATATTGGTACGCAGGACAACGGGTGCAAATTAGCGGTTTGCAACGTCAACAACACGCACCCACCATCGCCCCTAACAATGAGGTTAGTACTTACTTACCGACTGCTTCGCCACTCCAATTACCCTTGGCACGGTACGGGTTCCATGCTGCCAATACGCATCGGCAAGGTAATTTAGCTATGCTCGTTGTGGTGCCCGATGATATTGATCTGCTGAAAGCACAACGCGCCGCGATTGCGGCCGATACTGAGTTCAACTGGTATGTTTTTGATACGGTGTCGCGCTGTTTGGACGACGTGACATTCAGCGGTAGTGCCGAAGCGGCGTGTGTCGGTAACGAAACCGCTCAGCGACGTAAAAATCGCCTTGAGATATTGATGTTGACGGGAACATCAACCCCTTTGGTACAACCGCATTTTTATTTGGAAGGGATTGCGCTTAACCCAGCGCAGTTTGATACCGTTGTGCCGGAATCAATCAAGCAGCAATTTGAGCGCATACCGTAGGTTTACTCAAGCTGACGTCGAAAATGTCACCGTGCTAAAGTGTGGGTTGGTTGTTATTGCGTCCATTTTTTGCAGATGATCGAGTGACACAAGCACCTCCGTTCCTTTAGCAAGGAGTTGTAAATGGCGATTTTTTACAATGTCTTTGGCGACGCCCGTATAAACTTCCCCCGACGTGAGTGTCAGTGATACCTCTAAGCGATACATACAAGCGATTTCAAGAAAATCAAAATCAACACATTTCATTTTTAATCCTGTCAGTTGCAGCGAAAGCAATCTTTACTATATCGTACTGAGCTAATCTGGGAAGGAGAGAAGTGATGCGTACCCGTTCTGATGATCTAGCGATATTACTGACGGTGGTGGATTGCGGCAGTTTTTCTGCCGCGGCAGAGATGCTGGATAGCCATGTCGCGAAGGTATCGCGCGCGGTCAGTAAGGTGGAATCTCAGTTGGGTGTGACCTTGCTGAATCGAACCACACGGCGTTTAGAACTTACTGAAGAAGGTCGTGCGTTTGTAGTGACAGTACGTACGGGATTAGCCCAGCTCCTGCAGGCCGAAGAAGCCGTTATCGCTAGTGGTGAACAGCCACGTGGCAAGCTGCGTATTGATGCCGCCTCTCCGTTTATTTTGCATCAAATCGTCCCACACATCCGTGCCTTTAGCACTGCCTATCCCGATATTGATCTTGAGCTGACGTCCAATGAAGGCTACGTTGATTTACTTGAAAAACGCGTCGATGTCGCGATTCGTATCGGCCCATTAACGGATTCTACTTTGCATGCTAAACGACTCGGGGAGAGTAAACTGTTTCTTGTCGCGTCCCCCACTTACTTAGACAAGTTTGGGATTCCT
Proteins encoded in this region:
- a CDS encoding thioredoxin fold domain-containing protein, whose protein sequence is MAGLQRVLSILSLVFLSLVISAEEVTTPLKVIPTPESHGAFLLKPWQEGAPVLVMFKDPFCPYCLRAIENRHQLDDYNVFLFWAPILGERSEQRVATFFRCATPVNDTVLKAAVQRAVPDCQHQDLAQAVWQQNNRMVEAYQPRYVPQYWYAGQRVQISGLQRQQHAPTIAPNNEVSTYLPTASPLQLPLARYGFHAANTHRQGNLAMLVVVPDDIDLLKAQRAAIAADTEFNWYVFDTVSRCLDDVTFSGSAEAACVGNETAQRRKNRLEILMLTGTSTPLVQPHFYLEGIALNPAQFDTVVPESIKQQFERIP
- a CDS encoding Rho-binding antiterminator, translated to MKCVDFDFLEIACMYRLEVSLTLTSGEVYTGVAKDIVKNRHLQLLAKGTEVLVSLDHLQKMDAITTNPHFSTVTFSTSA
- a CDS encoding LysR family transcriptional regulator — its product is MRTRSDDLAILLTVVDCGSFSAAAEMLDSHVAKVSRAVSKVESQLGVTLLNRTTRRLELTEEGRAFVVTVRTGLAQLLQAEEAVIASGEQPRGKLRIDAASPFILHQIVPHIRAFSTAYPDIDLELTSNEGYVDLLEKRVDVAIRIGPLTDSTLHAKRLGESKLFLVASPTYLDKFGIPDTIGALMQYERIGFTHNKSLNHWPLPGSELIAPTLAASSGETIRQLAIAGNGIACLSGFMVNEDIQSGRLVPVLTSMTLRGTERENVNAVYYRSSSVSRRISAFLDFIQPRLTL